From the genome of Leishmania infantum JPCM5 genome chromosome 34, one region includes:
- a CDS encoding putative cleavage and polyadenylation specificity factor, producing the protein MAAPFLPEAESTAAPAALRSNAPDEVEVLPIGSGGEVGRSCVVVRYKGRGVMLDCGNHPAKSGLDSLPFFDSIKCDEIDVVLITHFHLDHCGALPYFCNQTSFKGRIFMTSATKAFYKMVMNDFLRIGAGASDLVTSEWLQSTIDRIETVEYHEEVTVNGISFQPFNAGHVLGAAMFMVDIAGMRALYTGDFSRVPDRHLLGAEVPPYSPDILIAESTNGIRELESREEREHLFTSSVHDVVRRGGRCLVPVFALGRAQELLLILEEFWDAHKELQNIPIYYASSLAQRCMKLYQTFVSAMNDRVKQQHANHHNPFVFKYIHSLMDTKSFEDNGPCVVLASPGMLQSGISLELFERWCGDRRNGIIMAGYCVDGTIAKDVLAKPKEVAKPDGKVLPLRMSTIEAVSFSAHSDGRQTRDFIQSLTKVKHTILVHGNPGAMGQLKSKLLQDFRDRNMSVYTTMNQESIRIPFVQERTAKVMGKLANMSLREGEFVSGVMLVSGQHQYSIVHPDDVPVFTDLSVNRIQQAMVLPLPRHRSPLEVLQVLQRYFAQSKLFEEVVPRPSSHEEAAEAHQAAAERGEARDPDSTLLFVSKDVTVDVQKSSQAQTTLTITWYSSHYNDLLADVTCIALAKLAEEPHEAEAEDVLVPADVSGQDRIFRVKCFHYMISQFYPSVKTNLSSGSCSVSLADGQVANIVDCIEVYLERSAGKKDVDYDAPEVQKLKQILKRIYLTLFPIPADNGWCDCGMIHGEEPVAE; encoded by the coding sequence ATGGCGGCGCCGTTTCTGCCCGAGGCGGagagcaccgctgcgccagcggccCTCCGCTCCAACGCACcggacgaggtggaggtgctgcccATTGGCAGTGGGGGCGAGGTGGGCCGCtcgtgtgtggtggtgcgaTACAAGGGGCGCGGCGTCATGCTTGACTGCGGCAACCACCCGGCCAAAAGCGGTCTTGACTCCTTGCCCTTCTTTGACAGCATCAAGTGCGACGAGATCGATGTGGTGCTCATCACGCACTTCCACCTCGACCACTGCGGGGCATTGCCGTACTTCTGCAATCAGACGTCCTTCAAGGGCCGCATCTTCATGACCAGCGCCACCAAGGCCTTCTACAAGATGGTCATGAACGACTTCctgcgcatcggcgccgggGCCAGCGACCTTGTCACGAGCGAGTGGCTGCAGAGCACAATCGATCGCATTGAGACCGTCGAGTACCACGAAGAGGTCACCGTGAACGGCATCTCCTTCCAGCCCTTCAATGCCGGCCACGTGCTTGGAGCAGCCATGTTCATGGTCGACATTGCCGGCATGCGTGCCCTGTACACAGGCGACTTCTCCCGAGTGCCGGACCGCCACCTGCTGGGGGCAGAGGTGCCACCGTACTCACCAGACATCCTGATTGCGGAGAGTACAAACGGCATCCGCGAGCTCGAGTCccgcgaggagcgcgagcACCTCTTCACGAGCAGTGTGCACGACGTCgtacgccgcggcggtcgcTGTCTAGTGCCCGTCTTTGCCCTAGGCCGCGCGCAGGAACTGCTCCTCATTCTCGAGGAGTTCTGGGATGCGCACAAGGAGCTGCAGAACATTCCCATCTACTACGCCTCGTCGCTGGCCCAGCGGTGCATGAAACTTTACCAAACCTTCGTCAGCGCCATGAACGACCGtgtgaagcagcagcatgccAATCACCACAACCCCTTCGTCTTCAAGTACATCCACTCGCTTATGGACACAAAGTCCTTCGAGGACAACGGTCCGTGCGTGGTGCTGGCCTCCCCCGGTATGCTTCAGTCGGGCATCTCGCTGGAGCTATTTGAGCGTTGGTGCGGCGACCGGCGCAACGGCATCATCATGGCCGGCTACTGCGTCGACGGCACCATTGCAAAGGATGTGCTCGCGAAGCcgaaggaggtggcgaagCCGGACGGCAAAGTGCTACCGTTGCGCATGAGCACCATTGAGGCcgtctccttctccgcccaCTCGGACGGTCGGCAGACGCGCGACTTCATTCAAAGCCTTACCAAGGTGAAGCACACAATCCTTGTGCACGGCAACCCAGGCGCCATGGGGCAGCTCAAGAGCAAGCTTCTTCAGGACTTCCGGGACCGCAACATGTCCGTCTACACTACCATGAACCAAGAGTCAATCCGTATTCCGTTCGTGCAGGAGCGCACCGCGAAGGTGATGGGCAAGCTGGCAAACATGAGCCTGCGGGAGGGCGAGTTTGTGAGCGGCGTGATGCTCGTGTCCGGCCAGCACCAGTACAGCATCGTCCACCCCGACGACGTCCCGGTGTTCACCGATCTGAGCGTGAACCGTATTCAGCAGGCCATGGTCCTTCCTCTGCCGCGTCACCGCTcgccgctggaggtgctgcaggtgcttcAGCGGTACTTTGCGCAGAGCAAACTGttcgaggaggtggtgccgcgcCCGTCCAGCCACGaggaagcggcagaggccCATCAAGCAGCCGCCGAGCGCGGCGAGGCCCGAGACCCCGACTCGACCCTGCTGTTCGTCTCCAAAGATGTCACTGTCGATGTGCAGAAGAGCTCGcaggcgcagacgacgctCACCATCACGTGGTACAGCAGCCACTACAACGACCTCCTCGCCGACGTCACGTGCATCGCGCTCGCCAAGCTTGCCGAGGAGCCGcatgaggcagaggcggaggacgTGCTTGTGCCTGCCGACGTCTCCGGCCAGGACCGTATCTTCCGTGTCAAGTGCTTCCACTACATGATCTCGCAGTTCTATCCGTCCGTCAAGACGAACTTGTCGTCGGGTagctgcagcgtcagccTTGCGGATGGTCAGGTAGCAAACATCGTGGACTGCATCGAGGTCTACTTGGAACGCAGTGCTGGCAAGAAGGACGTCGACTACGACGCGCCAGAGGTTCAGAAGCTGAAGCAGATTCTGAAGCGCATCTACCTGACGTTGTTCCCCATTCCAGCGGACAACGGCTGGTGCGACTGCGGCATGATTCACGGCGAAGAACCCGTGGCGGAGTAA